The genomic DNA GACACTCTTGTCTGTCACAATCAGGGGCGAACCATAGGTTCTGCCCCTACTATCAGACGGGCTTGAAAGCCCGTAACCACCCCGATATTACAGGTCTGGAGACCTGTCGGTACCCCGTATGTAAGGGCGTATTGCAATACGCCCCTACTTTAGAACAACGAATTTCCGCGATAGGGATTGCTTACCTGCCGAGAGAAATGCGAAATAGGTCCCCGAGGAAAGATTGTCACTATTAATTTTCACTGAATAGGTGCCGGCATCCTGCGACCAATCGAATACTGTGCCAACCGTTCTCCCGGTAATATCAAATAATTCTAATCTCACGTTCGCCGATTTCGGAAGGGTGTAGATTAAAGTAGTCGAAGCATTGAATGGATTCGGATAGAGCTGCTCGATTCGGAAGTCGGTAGGAGTCGTTTCGTTGGGTGGGCGTTCAATAACGCGAACTGCCTCGTGGATATTAAAAATGCCGAACGATTCCCGTGCTCCAACAAAGAGGGTATCGCCGTTCGTAACGATCGAACCGTCCGGTGCGAGGAATCTGCAGTTATACAAACCGGCAAGTTGAAGGTTTGAAGGATTGCTGGCATCTATCACCAGAAGGTCGGTTGTATACACGGAACAAAATACATAATCGCCGGACGCCCAGATTTGACCATTCCCAATCAGCGTTTGATACTGACCGACTTGCACCGGCAAAGCGGGGTCGGAGACGTCATACGATTTCAATTCCGTATTACTGGTTAAAAAGAGCGTCGTGCCGGAGACCGCGATACCATATACACCCAATGGAACATGGATACTCGCGACAAACCGCAGCTGTAACGGATCGCGAATGTCGATCACTACCACACTATTACTGCTGGTGGCAATGTATGCGTAGTTGCTATCGAGCACGAGACGGCGCGGCACAGATAAAAGCGAATCGAAATGGGATACTTCGACTGGTGTAGCAGGCAGCGAAACATCGACGACTTTCAACCCGTGCAGCGAGCCTAAAATGAAGGCGTATTGCCCGCGAACCGCAACATCGAAAATCGTCTCTAAATAGGTTAGTACGCCGGTTTGTACCGGATTCGCCGGATCGGTTACCTCGACAATCCGCAAGCCGCCGGTACTGTCGGCAAGGTAAGCGTATTGGTTCTGTACCGCGACCCCGATGACACTGCCCGGCGTATCGTAGGTACCAGCCAATCGAGGCGCGAACGGATTTCGATAGTCGAAAACTTTCAAGCCATACCCGCCGCAGGCGGTATATGCGAAAGGAGAAGCGATCGCAACCCGTTGAATGAATCCGGGTTGCGAGTAACTTCCGATGGTGGTGGGCGACGATGGCGTTGCGATGTTGAGAACTTGGAAACCAAAGTGATAATCCGATACAAACGCTCGATTTCCTTGTAAGTATACACATTCGGGAAAGTCTAATTGCCCGAACGTTGTTAGAAGGCGGGGAACTGCCAAATTGCGGATATCGTAAATTTGGAGCGAACCGTGGAGAAATGCTAAAAATGCCAGCGAGTCGTTCCAAGCAAAAGCAGTACAACCGATTGAATTGGGGAAGGTACAGATCCGACGCAACAACGTGGGAGACTGAAACCAAACCCCGAGTAGTCCCTCAGTTTCCGATTTTACGAGTCCGGTATTCCCGACGATTGAAATTGCTGTAGTCCAATCGCCAAGCGTCGTATCGAGACCCACTAAGACCGGCGCCGCCGGATCGGCTACGTTGACGATAACGGTGCCGTTATATCCCGGGAGGTACGCGTGTCGATTGAAGAGCGCCACATCGCTTACGCTATGACTCAACTGCAAACGGCTGAGTTCGACCAAGTCACCCGGATGAAACGCTTCGATAACGATCAATCGACGGGATACGGTTACGACATAGATATAGTGGTCGACGATAGTAAAATTGAGATTATCCGTTGGTAATGAGAGCATATAGAGTTGCGTCACGGCAGGCGGATTGCGTATGTCGTAGGTACAAATTCGATCTATGCCAAGCACAAACAACGTAGTATCGACGATTACGAGATCGGCGGCACTTCCTTCGTTATAGATCGAGCCGACTGGTGCGGGAGTCGAGGGGTTGGAAATATCGAAAATGGTTACGCCGTTACTCACTTCCGCAAGGTAGAGATAATTCCCGGACACCACGATTGACGTCGCCTGAGAAAAATGAAACCGCCCCATCATACTAACGCCTAAGCTGTCCTGCGCGGAAACGGGGACTAAACCGCTAAGCGCCAGCAAGAGCGTCAATATCGCAACCAACTTCATCGGTGTGCTCACAATGTTCTCCTCGGTGGATATTGTTGATGCTTCCGAACTAAACCTCTATTTCAAAACGGTAAACTTTGCGATCCGCGATTGATGTGTTGTCTTCAAATGCGCAAAGTACGTTCCCGATGTCAGCGACTCCCCTTTGATTTTCACCGAATAGGTGCCGGCATCCTGTGTCCAATCGAATACTGTGCCGACGCTTCTTCCGCTAATATCGAACAATTCCAATTTCACATTCGCAGTATTGGGTAAAGTATAAGTAAGCGTTGTCGTCGCATTAAATGGATTCGGATAGATTTTTTCTATCCGGAAATCGGATGGTATCTCGGCTCCGATTCGATCGACGACACCCAATGCCTGCGAACAATCGTATATGCCGAATTCCTGACCGGCTGCAACATATATGTTCGAGTCAGCTACCGCTATACTGTAGGCATGATCTTGGGTAACATAATGACCGACTTCCTGAATCGACTGCGGGTTGGCAATATTTAACACCCGAATACCGGAGTCGCCGGCAGCCACAAAAGCATACTGTCGAACTACCGCAACCGCACGAGCATACCAACCGCCGTTGTAAGAACCGATTTCTACTGGTGCGGTGCGATTATTCACCCCGATTAAACATAATCCCGCATATCCATCAGCGACATAGGCAACGTCTCCCACAATGACGACATCATCAGCTGAGCCCGAGGTATCGTATAATCCAACTGGTGTGGGAGCTGTTGGATTCGTAACATCGATTATTTGCAATCCGGAGTAATTAGAGGCGATATAGGCAAAATTTCCTGCTATCGCGATTCGTCCATATTGACCAAGAATAGAACAGGTTCCCACGCGGTAGGGGACAGCAGGATTTGTCACATTCAGAATTTGAAGTTCCCGTGCAAAATCGAGAAGGTAAGCATAATTTCCAGCGAAAGTTATTCTCGAAAATGTACGAAATGAATCAATCGAACCGCATTCCTGTGGTGCAGATGGATTGCTGATATTGAAGATTCGGGGCACATTTAGATAAAGCGGTACATAAGCATAATTCCCGCAAACAGATATATTCACTGCTTGATAATCGGTATCGATGTAGCCAGTCGAAACAGTCGAAGCAGGATTACTGACGGTAAAAATTCGAATACCACACTCGTATTCTGCGAGGTAAGCATGATTCTCGGAAAGGAAAAGGTCAATTGCAAAACCGGGAGCACTGAAGAAACCCGCAATTTGCGATAAGGCCGGGTTACTAATTCCAATCACCTGCAATCCATGATAAGCGTCGGCGACATAAGCATAACTACCGGATAGCGCGACATGAAGGGCATTATCCGGTGTCGAACAGGAACCAACAATTAATAGTGTAGATGGAATACTGATGTCGACAATCTGTAATCCGGCCTGACCATCCGCAACAAAGGCGTAATTTCCAGCAAGGGCGATTCCATAGGCACCGTCAGGCAAACGGATAGAACCAACAACGGCGGGAGTTGCCGGATTTCCAATATCGATAATCCGCAATAATCCTGAGTAACTGGCGAGATATGCGTAGTTTCCTCGTACCGTTACATCGAATGGCGTTCCATCGTGTGAGTAAGAACCTGTAAGCGTTGGAGCAGCAGGATTTGTTACATCGAAGATGTAATAAAACGAGCCGGTTGCAAAATGAACATAATTCCCGGAAACGACCAAATTGCTTGCCCGACCTAAAGCAGATATACGACTAACAAATTGTGGTGTTGCTGGATTAACAATGTTTACAATCTGCATACCGGAATCGAGATCGGCAATGTAAGCGTAACTTCCTGATACAAAGATATCGCATGCATAGCCGGGTGTATCGTAAGATCCAACGATTTGAGGTTGAGTCGGACTACTAATGTTGACAATTTGAAT from bacterium includes the following:
- a CDS encoding T9SS type A sorting domain-containing protein; the protein is MSTPMKLVAILTLLLALSGLVPVSAQDSLGVSMMGRFHFSQATSIVVSGNYLYLAEVSNGVTIFDISNPSTPAPVGSIYNEGSAADLVIVDTTLFVLGIDRICTYDIRNPPAVTQLYMLSLPTDNLNFTIVDHYIYVVTVSRRLIVIEAFHPGDLVELSRLQLSHSVSDVALFNRHAYLPGYNGTVIVNVADPAAPVLVGLDTTLGDWTTAISIVGNTGLVKSETEGLLGVWFQSPTLLRRICTFPNSIGCTAFAWNDSLAFLAFLHGSLQIYDIRNLAVPRLLTTFGQLDFPECVYLQGNRAFVSDYHFGFQVLNIATPSSPTTIGSYSQPGFIQRVAIASPFAYTACGGYGLKVFDYRNPFAPRLAGTYDTPGSVIGVAVQNQYAYLADSTGGLRIVEVTDPANPVQTGVLTYLETIFDVAVRGQYAFILGSLHGLKVVDVSLPATPVEVSHFDSLLSVPRRLVLDSNYAYIATSSNSVVVIDIRDPLQLRFVASIHVPLGVYGIAVSGTTLFLTSNTELKSYDVSDPALPVQVGQYQTLIGNGQIWASGDYVFCSVYTTDLLVIDASNPSNLQLAGLYNCRFLAPDGSIVTNGDTLFVGARESFGIFNIHEAVRVIERPPNETTPTDFRIEQLYPNPFNASTTLIYTLPKSANVRLELFDITGRTVGTVFDWSQDAGTYSVKINSDNLSSGTYFAFLSAGKQSLSRKFVVLK
- a CDS encoding T9SS type A sorting domain-containing protein produces the protein MFSQRFFSRLFLPLLLFGSLSPTLAQDSLSVSCVGRFWHTFTRDVAIQGNYAYLADGLAGLRIVNVSNPNSPVQVGLLDTRGNANAVFLVGDYIYVSDAESGIQIVNISSPTQPQIVGSYDTPGYACDIFVSGSYAYIADLDSGMQIVNIVNPATPQFVSRISALGRASNLVVSGNYVHFATGSFYYIFDVTNPAAPTLTGSYSHDGTPFDVTVRGNYAYLASYSGLLRIIDIGNPATPAVVGSIRLPDGAYGIALAGNYAFVADGQAGLQIVDISIPSTLLIVGSCSTPDNALHVALSGSYAYVADAYHGLQVIGISNPALSQIAGFFSAPGFAIDLFLSENHAYLAEYECGIRIFTVSNPASTVSTGYIDTDYQAVNISVCGNYAYVPLYLNVPRIFNISNPSAPQECGSIDSFRTFSRITFAGNYAYLLDFARELQILNVTNPAVPYRVGTCSILGQYGRIAIAGNFAYIASNYSGLQIIDVTNPTAPTPVGLYDTSGSADDVVIVGDVAYVADGYAGLCLIGVNNRTAPVEIGSYNGGWYARAVAVVRQYAFVAAGDSGIRVLNIANPQSIQEVGHYVTQDHAYSIAVADSNIYVAAGQEFGIYDCSQALGVVDRIGAEIPSDFRIEKIYPNPFNATTTLTYTLPNTANVKLELFDISGRSVGTVFDWTQDAGTYSVKIKGESLTSGTYFAHLKTTHQSRIAKFTVLK